The bacterium genome segment TTTTGACTCCGGGAAAAGATTGATTTTGGATGAAATTTTGAAGTGATTATTTCCTCAAAAACAACACAAAACTAGCCCATTTTTTTTATTTTGTCTGAAGCGAAACTGCGTATTTTTAGCGAAAATCGGGGTAGGGGCTTGACTAATTTCCGATACTGTTATAATATATTTAAATACAATATATAATTCATAATTATAAAACAAAATAATATAATACTATGGCAGAAAAATTTGAAAGAGTAAAACCGCACGTTAATGTCGGAACTATCGGACATGTTGATCACGGCAAGACCACTTTGACCGCGGCAATTTTAAAAAATTTGACAGCAGCTGGAATGAAAGCGCAAAACAAAGGCGTGGAAGATTTGGATAAGGCTCCGGAATCAAAAGAGCGCGGCATTACTATTGCCACCGCTCACGTGGAATATGAAACCAATGCCAGACACTATGCGCACGTGGATTGTCCGGGACACGCAGACTATATTAAAAATATGATTACAGGCGCCGCCCAAATGGACGGAGCGATTTTGGTTGTCAGCGCGGTTGACGGCCCGATGCCACAAACTCGAGAACACATTTTGTTAGCTTATCAGGTTGGTGTTCCTCAGGTTGTGGTCTTTTTGAATAAAGTTGACCAGGTGGACGACAAAGAATTGGTTGATCTGGTGGAAGAAGAAGTCCGGGAATTGCTCACAAAATATCATTTTGCCGGCGATAAAGTCCGATTTATCCGCGGATCCGCTTTGCAAGCTCTGGAACACAGCTGCGGCAAGATAGATTGCCCGAAATGCGGTCCGGTCATGGAATTAATGAAAGCTTTGGACGAATCTATTCCTGAACCGGTTCGAGATGTCGATAAGCCGTTATTGATGCCGATCGAAGATGTCTTTTCTATTGAAGGAAGAGGCACGGTCGTTACAGGAAGAATTGAAAGAGGCCGAGTGCATATTGGCGATGAAATCGAGATCGTTGGCTTGAAACCGACCACCAAGACTGTCGCTACCGGCATTGAAATGTTCAATAAATCCCTTGATGAAGGTTTGGCTGGCGATAACGCCGGAGTGCTTTTGCGCGGCACCAAAAAAGAAGATGTCGAGCGCGGACAAGTTTTGGCCAAGCCCGGATCGATCACTCCTCACACCGAATTTGAAGGCGAAGTTTATATTTTGACCAAAGAAGAAGGCGGACGACATACTCCATTTTTCAACGGCTACAGACCTCAATTCTATATCAGGACCACTGACGTCACTGGAGAAGCGACTTTGCCAAAAGGCACTGAAATGGTCATGCCTGGCGATACTGTCACAGTCACGGTGAAATTGATCTCCCCGGTCGCGCTGGAACAAGGAATGAGATTTGCGATTCGCGAAGGCGGACACACTGTCGGCGCCG includes the following:
- the tuf gene encoding elongation factor Tu; this translates as MAEKFERVKPHVNVGTIGHVDHGKTTLTAAILKNLTAAGMKAQNKGVEDLDKAPESKERGITIATAHVEYETNARHYAHVDCPGHADYIKNMITGAAQMDGAILVVSAVDGPMPQTREHILLAYQVGVPQVVVFLNKVDQVDDKELVDLVEEEVRELLTKYHFAGDKVRFIRGSALQALEHSCGKIDCPKCGPVMELMKALDESIPEPVRDVDKPLLMPIEDVFSIEGRGTVVTGRIERGRVHIGDEIEIVGLKPTTKTVATGIEMFNKSLDEGLAGDNAGVLLRGTKKEDVERGQVLAKPGSITPHTEFEGEVYILTKEEGGRHTPFFNGYRPQFYIRTTDVTGEATLPKGTEMVMPGDTVTVTVKLISPVALEQGMRFAIREGGHTVGAGVVTKTIK